The Ascochyta rabiei chromosome 3, complete sequence genome segment GGCGCCCAGTACGGCGATCCCAGCTGACATGGCGCAAACGTCCGGATGGAGCACCGCGGGTAGGCAGCTTATAGAGTCCTTCCGACCTCGACTTCATGACGAGGCGGCTGCCGGTGAGAGACGTCGTTCGATAGAAGAGTGTGGGGAAGCAGCGATCGCTGTCAGGAACGCGGGGGCCAAGCATGACGCTACCGGTACCTACGGTATGTGGGCCGGCGCAGGAAGACTTGTTGGAAGGCTGCGATTCGTGAGTGAGCAGCCACTCACAGCAACGACAGCAACGACAGCAACAACATGTCGCAATCCGATGAGGAAGATGATTATATGAACATGGTGTTTGAAGACGCGCCAAAAGGGCCCCAATTCGAAACATCATTGCAGCGCGCCGCGCGCAAACGCAAAGAGGTGGGCATATGCCGATGCTGATTTGTGTGCGCATGGTGCTGATACATGTACAGGCCGAAGCCAGAGCACGGCAGAAGAGCAAAGCCGAGAAGGAAGCCGACGCCGAGGCAGCGCGAGAAGAAGCGCTTGCGACTGCGCTGCCCGAGACGAACAAAGGCTTCAAGATGATGGCTAAATTCGGCTTCAAACAGGGCGACACCCTAGGCAAATCCGAAGACGCACGCAAGGCGCCGATCGCAGTCGACGTCAAGGCAGACAGGGCCGGCATTGGTCTGGAGTCggagaagaagcgcaagTTCCGCGAGCAATGGGAGGAGGCCGACCGCCTGGCCAAACGCTCCAAGGAAGAAGAGGGCGACTACCTCGAGGTACGGCGCCAGGAGcaggaagagaagaaggccgAGAGAGACCTCGACAATGCACAGCGCACAGCGGAGCGACTGTACGACAAGGAAGCAGAAGACAAGGGTACACCAGAGCCCAGCGATAAGCCTCTCAACCATGTCAACCTGCTCTGGCGCAGCCGCGTCAGGAAGCGGGTGGAGATACAGCAAGACAAGCAGCAACGGCGCGAACTGAACAACAGCCTTGCGTCGCGACTGCCCACTCTAGCGGATGAAGGTGACCAAGACAACGACGCGAAGGTCGCACTAGGCCAGGATCTGACGCCGTTCTACACAACGCTCGAGAACGACCTCGAAGCAGAAGACCCTGAGTTGGCTGACTTCGAAGCACGGCCAGTAATAGAGCGACTTGAGAAGGTATTGCTCTACCTGCGCGATAAGTTCCACTACTGCCTCTACTGCGGGTATCAGTATCCCGATGCAGAGCTGGAAGGCTGTCCAGGAGTAACAGAGGAGGATCACGACTGATTTGTGCCATATCCTCACCACTTGTCCCTGTGCTTATGACTGAGTTATCCATGCCGCGTAAACGACCGCATAGTAAGTATCGCGACAGCAAACGCTCTAGACTTGGTGTGCTTTGGCACCTTGACGAGGCTTTTGTGCCTCCAAGACACGCGTTCTGCTATTGGAGTGCCCAACTTCAACGAACAGTGCCCAGGGCCCCGAGCGCCAAGTGCGTGCGTGGTTTTGAGAGCCTGAaggcagtggcagtggccTGGTAGAAACTGTAGATACCCAATTCATTGAGAGTCACTGTGTACACATGTATTATGTCCCTTCTTCCACGTGGTCTTGTAACCTTTGTGACTGAGCCTCGTTCGGGAGTGATATCAGCTTAGCTTTTTCCACGTGCCCACGCGCTTTAGCGCCGGTCGCGCGTACTCTCCTGTGGACCCTTCCATTTCATCTCCAACAACACCTGGAAGCCTGTGGAGAATAATAGGAACAACCATGGAACACCAGAGATGCTATGTTTACCGGCCGCCAGAGATTGAAGAGCGAGCAACCAAGCGTCAACGCACAAAAAATGCCCAATTCCAGCCCCAGCTGCAAGAGCGACTCCAGATCTATCGAGAGCTATGGGACCAGCAAGAGCTACGTATCCAGGTAGCATTCATCCGAGCCAAATGATTGGATTCGTGGCTGACGTTTGCAGAACACGTTAGAAGAGGCAGACAGTGCTACACAGCAGGATATCGTTGACTTTGTTTCGGCGTCAGGGTCGTTACCAGATGAGCCCAAGTCCGCCATACCAACAGGTCTTGTCGTCGCAGGACCAAGCATCGCATCCCATGGACCCTATTTCGAACGATTGGgaagaaagattagatcagATACGGACAGCGCCTACATTCTGCTAACATCCGGCGAATGTCCTAACCTGAAAACATTGCTTAAGAATCTTATCAAGAAGGCAACGTCGCGAGTTgtggacgacgacgaggacgagctTGACCAGCCAAGCAAGCCTTCGAGGCATGGGCCGAAGTTGCTAAACTACGACCTTGGGCATATTCAGGAGTGGCGAAGGAAGAATCAAGTCTCAAGCATCGTCGTCACTATTCAGGATAGCGAGGCGTTTGATGCAGGGTTGCTTGTCGATCTCGTCGATCTACTACAGTGAGTCCAAGTTCTACAAGCATGTCCAAAACATACTTATAATATCAGCTCATGGTTAGACCGTCTGCCGTTTGTGCTGCTTGTTGGCATTGCTACGTCTGCGGACAGCTTTGAAGATCGCTTATCTGGGCAGTCTCTTCGATTTCTCGAAGGGCAAAGATTTGACGTCACACAATCCGACGATATTATCGAGAAGCTGTTCAGCGCAACTGTTGGCAGCCTCGATAATCGCTTGTTCATCGGTCCGCAGCTGTGCCGTCGCATGCTAGACCGACAAAGAGATCATGTGCAGAACGTGCAGGACTTTTGCGATGGTCTTAGATATGCTTACATGTCACACTTCTACGCCAGCTATGCTAGCATCTTCCTGGCCAATAGTCTAAAGTTCCAGCAACTCCAGACGGATGCCATGGAAGCAGTGCGCAACTTGCCATCGTTCCGCCGGCATGTAGAGACCAGACTCGAACAGGGGAGCTTCGGCCCACAGACAGTTCGCAGGTTACTTGAATCGGATCACGAATTGTTCGAGGATGTCAAACATTACACCACATTAGCCCAACAAGAACTGTCTGACTTGAACCACGCAGCACAGATACTGTTCAGCATTCGAGAGGCCCTTCAGATGACACCGAAAATCCGGGCTTCTAGTATATGGATACGTGCAGCATCTTCAGACCTGCTGGAGTCACCACTTCTCCGCGAAACTCTGTTGGTCCTCAAGAAGACTCCGTCTGACAAGTTTGCGAGCGTGCTATCAGCGTTGGAACAACTATCGGGTCTGAAGAAGATACCGATCAAGAAAACGCACAACGGCAACGTGGAGGTCATGGAAGTGAACAGTATTCGAGAAGAATTCGACAATCTCCTCGGACAACAGGAAACGTCCACTCCCCTCCGCACACAACACGACGTTCGCAGCGACAGCCTCCGAACGACCGTAGTTGCGCAGAAAGTGCTTCTCAGCAAGCACAAAGCGGCCCTTTCAAAGCAGGACCAGGCCTATTCAGACTTGGTCACCCGCCTGCACGACGAGCTGGGGTCATTCTTCGAAACGGCTCTCATCGACCCGCAAACGCTGCTCTTTTCCGAGATCTTCACCTACGACCTCAAATCGCCCCACCTCGAAGTCTTCCAGCCTAAGCCACGGTTTGCCATTGAGCGTGCCATGGCTTGCCCCCATGATTACCTGGGCTGTGATTGCTGCGGTGCAGCTGACGGGAAGGAGTCACTCCTTTCTGCCGCGCAACCGGCGACCGCAATCGTGTATCAGCTATACCTCGAGTCGGGAGCTCTCATCAACGTGAGCGATCTGTGGTCAGCTTTCAAGGCGATCGCCGGGGAAgacgatgatgacgacgacgacgactcgAAGACAATGTAAGTATCTGGTTCTGCTTGTTATGATGGAGCACTTACTGACGATCCAAGGGCACCGTTCCAAAGAGCTCTTGCGGAGCTCAAATACCTGGGCTTGCTCAGGCCAACTAAGAAGAAGACCGACCATGTTGCAAAGGTCATGTGGAAAGGTCTGTAGTTCTTTGTATACAACCACACGCTACAAATACAAACGCGGATCTTGTTGCCCGGCTCTCAACTTCAGCTGCGTCTACGATGGCGTCCACGGCACGTGCTCTCCTGTACTCGTCTTCGCAGTCGCTTCCGCTTCCTTCGCGCTCTCTCCCTCCTCCTCCGCCACGTCGTCTTTCGCCTCCTCCTCTAGCTTGTTCTTGGTCTTGCCGTCTAGTTTCGGAGGAGCGGTATCGCATATCGTGCCACAATTCCCACACGTCCTCGCCTTGGTATCCGCCTTGAACGCATTCACCGCGTCCTTGATCTGCGTCCCTAGATCCGTACAGTGGAACGCGGCCTCGTGGACCTTCTCCCCACAGCTCTGGCAGTACCACCTCAGACGGTCCATGCTGCCCTCCGGCCGGTGTTGTTCCAGCACTATACCCACCGTGTCCTTGAACCTGACAGGGTTGTGTGGGGTATTCGGCGGCAGCAGGAACATGTCGCCCtcgtggatgtggatgtcgCGGAACTCGTTGTTGTCGACAACCTTGAGCAGCATGGAGCCTTTGTGTTGGTAGAACCACTCAGCGGTCTCGTTGACGTGGTAGTCGGTGCGCTCGTTGGGCCCGCCGACGATCATGACGGTGATGCTGTCATTGTACACGCAGTAGTTGTTGATGGGCGGCTTGAGCATGTGGGAATTCTCGGATATCCTGGAACTATCAGCGATTTTCCAAGGGCAAGGGAAGGGCTCAGTACCATTTTGGCACGTTCAGTGGCGGCGCGAGAAGTCGCGCTGGAGCTGTGCGGGAAAAGTGACGTTGTGCGTTAATAGCTCCGGAGGCCCGCAACCGTGGGGGCGGCGCTGAGCTTCGAAAGCACCGTACAGCAGGGCGTAGGGATCGCATGGTCGTTGTCATGATAGCAGTCGCTATGGATGGTCAAGGCACCGCAGCAGTATCATAAGGGTTATTGCGTCGTGTGGCGCGTACTGGAAGAGCTGTAAGCAGATCGCCAATGTCATCGATGGCTAGCTGGACCCTGAAACGTGCTCAAGCTTGCGGGGTCTGCAGGGATGGTGCGACGATGGACGATGTCCTGACTCCTGACCCCCTTCGCAACAGTCCTGTTCTGTTCTCTTCTCCTCACAGCTACGTACGGCTACACCATCACGATAGCATGGACCACTTGCACATGGATCACGGTCACATGGACCACGACATGCCCGGCATGGACCACGGCCACAAGTGCAACATGAACGTATGCTTCGCCCGCAGTCCTCGAGCTCTGAAGCACTACGTACAGGAGCTGACAACCGCGCAGATGCTGTTCACGTGGGACACGACAGACCTCTGCGTCGTCTTCCGCAGCTGGCACATCAGCGGCACCTTTTCGCTGATCGTAGCGCTCGTCGGCATCGTACTGCTCACCGCCGGCTACGAGGCTGTGCGCGAGGCGTCGAGGCGGTACGAGGCGCATGCCAACAAGGCGCTCGAGGGCAGAAGGGGCGGTGATGATCTGAGAGGTGAGTTCATGCTCTTCTTGTCTAACGTGAAGCGCTCGTGCGGCGCATGGGGGATTGCGGGCATGTCTTTCCTTGCTTCGTCTACCACACGTTGGAACGACAGCTGAGTTCAGCGCGCGAAAGACGGCATCACGACCGATGAATCGAGCTCATTGCTTCACTCAGGGAGAAACGCGGGAGGCAGTGCTGAGCAGCAGGCGAAGCTTGTCAAGGCTGCGCTGTATGCTGTGCAGGTCTTCTATTCGTTCTTCATCATGTAAGTTGGATCCGGCAAGTCTTTGGTGCATGTGCTGGAACTGATACTTGCAGGTTGTTGTTCATGACATACAATGGCTGGATCAtgcttgctgttgctgctggaGCGTTCGTCGGCTACTTGCTTTTTGCCAACTCGAGCCCTACCAAATCGGCTGCTTGCCACTAGTATGCACAGCATCCAATATATTCGGTGTTGCAAGCATGTAAAGAAATCTAAAGGGAAACTTTGAGGTGTGCGGTGTTCTCTCCGAACGCTACTCTCCTTCAGTATCCGGCACATGGTGGTGTGAGGCAACGTGCGATCGACGGTCTAGCGTAACTACTGGCGTTGGGGCACCTGGGGAATACAAATTCAGTCTACAAACCAAGCGCAAGTCGTGATCTATCTGCAGTGGGCATCGACTCTGGACGGTCAAGTTGCCATGGTCTAGGTCGCCTCAACAGGACCCGAGTAGCTGCAGGAGCATTGACGCTTCGGTGCGAGTTACCCCAAGCTTCCCCAGGTGGTTCAGCATTCGTCGGTACAAAGCACTGCCGAGCAGGATATTCGGACAAGGTTCGTCTGCAAAATGTTGTCGCATCAGATCTCGCGTTGAGAATCTGCACGCTCTGAGTCGAACTGTGCGCAATTGACTCGGGTCTCGAAAGCGGAAATGGAGCCCGCACGACGCTGGGCGCGTGCCAGGTTTTGGTGGAGCAAACGCCGGTCGGTTTTTGAGTGCGCGCGACGTTGCGCTGCGGGCAGAATTGCCAAAGCCGGCGATTACCGCGAGATGTTGCAAATGCGCAGGAATAGAGAAGGGCAATGGCAGAGCATTTGCGGTCGCAATCGTCGAGACTCGATGATGCTTCTTAGTGCATGGGTGCCAAACTCGGGTTCACATGCAAGAGCCGCCAGCAAGAACCACGCGTGACCCCGGATTCTCATCAGGTGTCAGCGTCCGTCTGGGCTGTCTCCGGCCAACCACAGAGCCGTGATTGAGCTGTCATGTGCTCGACGACCAACTCTTGCATCTTCACATGCCATGGCAAGAGCGCTGCGTGTCTGAAACCCACACGCACATCACGGGGATCTGGATACACGAGTCGGTTTGCCGGACCCCAGGCCACAAACAGCTCACATCTCACTGGCTGCTTGCACTGGGGAGACCCGCTTGCGCTGGCACTAGCTCATTCCCAGGCCTTCTCCACATAGCCTCGGCACGAGGGTGCAGGGAACGGCCACCGCCTGTACAAAGGCTACCATCTCCGCACTTTTCTACCCGCATTCGCGTCCGTAAGACTTCCACTTTCTTTCCCTTCTTTGCCTTTGAATCTATCAAAATGTCTGCGAAGGTTATTGTTGTTGGCGCTGGCTGTAAGCAACTCCCTCAGACCGCACACATCATGTGCACAGCTAACGTCCCCGGCAGTGTCTGGCCTGAGCGCTGCTCACACCATTTACCTGGCTGGCGGCAATGTCGTCCTGCTCGACAAGAACAGTGAGTCTTTTCCGCAAGCGAACGTAGACCTCGTGTGCTGACTTGGTGTTAGACTTCATGGGAGGCAACTCCACCAAGGCCACGTCCGGTATCAACGGTGCCCTCACAAGGACACAGGTTGATCACCAGATTGGCGACAGCGTCAAGCAGTTTTACGAGGACACACTGAAGTCTGCACGAGACAAGGCGCGACCGGATCTGATCAAGGTCCTCACCTACAAGTCCGCTGCGGCTGTCGAGTGGCTGATGGATGTATTCAACCTCGACCTGACTCTCGTTTCACGACTTGGGTGCGTTTTACTCCAGACAGAGTCAACAAGAACATACTAACAAGAACAGTGGCCACTCCTTCCCCCGTACTCATCGTGGCCATGATGCCAAGTTCCCTGGTATGGCCATCACATACGCTCTGATGCAGCGATTCGAGGAATTGGCTGAGGCTGAGCCCGAGCGCGTCCAGCTCGTCAAGAAGGCCAAGGTCACCAAGGTCAACACAGAGGGTAACCGCACCACGGGTGTCACTTACACATTCGGCGGCGAAGAGACAACAATCGAGGGTCCCGTCATCCTCGCAACTGGTGGCTACGCTGCCGACTTCACAGAAGACTCTCTGCTGAAGAAGTGGAGGCCAGACACATTCGACCTGTCCACCACCAACGGTGCTCACGCCACTGGTGACGGACACAAGATGCTGATGAAGATTGGTGCTCAGGGTATCGACATGGACAAGGTCCAGGTACACCCTACAGGTCTCATCGACCCCAAGGACCCTCATGCCAAGACCAAGTTCTTGGCTGCAGAGGCTCTCCGTGGTGAGGGTGGTATTCTTCTCAACAGCAAGGGCCAGCGTTTCTGCGATGACCTAGGACACCGTGACTACGTCTCTGGCAAGATGtgggaggagaaggagaagggcCAGTGGCCCATTCGTCTAGTCCTCAACTCGAAGGCCTCCACGGTCCTCGACTTCCACACAAGGCATTACTCCGGCCGTGGTCTGATGAAGAAGATTTCCGGCAAAGAGCTTGCCAAGGAGATTGGCATCAGCGACGAGCAGCTTCAGGAGGAGTTCACAAGCTACAACGCCATCGCCAAGGGCGAGAAGAAGGACACATGGGGCAAGAAGTACTTCCATAACCTGCCCTTTGACATCAACGACACATTCCACGTCGCGTTGATGGAGCCCGTCCTGCACTTCACCATGGGCGGTATCGAGATCAACGACCAGGCACAGTGCTTGAACGATCAGGGCAAGCCGTTCGACGGACTCTTCGTCTGTGGTGAGCTTGCTGGCGGTGTTCACGGTGCTAACCGTCTTGGTGGCTCGTCGTTGCTCGGTTGTGTCGTCTACGGCCGTGTTGCTGGTGACTCGGCGTCGAAGTACCTCTTCCAGCAGGCACTCAACAACGCCGGCGGGTCAGCAGTTTCCCGTCTTGGCCAGATCTCTCTGCACATCGATCCCAACACACCAGGAAAGATCTCCGTGGAGTGGGgtagcggcggcggcagcggcggcgcCCAGGCACAGGCTTCCGGTGGCGACAAGGTAGCACAACAGTCACAGCTGTCAGCAGCGCCCGTTATGAAGAGCGGCGCCGACTCGAAAGACCCGGGCAAGGTCACCAAGCCCAACGCACCAGCCAAGTTCTCCATTCCAGACAAGGAGTTCACACTCGAGGAGATTGCCAAGCACAACAAGAAGGACGACCTGTGGATCGCGGTAAAGGGCATTGTCATGGATGTCACCAACTGGACAGACGAGCACCCTGGCGGTCCTCAGGCGCTGTTCAGCCACATGGGCAAGGACGCGTCTGAGGAGTTTGAGATGCTCCACGACGACGAGGTCATTCCCAAGTACGCGCCCGAGATTGTCATTGGCAAGGTCAAGGGCCAGGAGGTGACACTCGAGTACTAGAGGGAAAAGGACGTTGTGTGTATGTACTTCTAGCCTGTTGGAATGATATCCTTTGCATGTTTACCTCTCTTGAACTCTGCTATAGTTGCAAGGACAGTGATCGTGACGATGACGATGGCAATGGCTATCAGCGACAATATAGGTAGAGCTGAGCGAATGCGTGTGGATGTGGAAGATGTTCGCAAACGTGGCTAGCCGTCGATCGGAATGAGCGTACAGGAGACCCTGGCCACCTTTTCCCCAGACCTCGGAGCTTCGACGGCCACGCAAGCTCACGCACGCGCACACAACGCACCCCACCGCATTGCGTCGACCCTGACGGCTGCGAAAATGCTGCGCTGGCATTGCTTCCAACCTTGACTTCGACAATGACCGAGTACGACGACTATGGCATCCCGGTTGGCGCCTACTCGGAGCCAGACAGCTTCACCAGCCAGACGTACCGCACAGCGCGGGCCTTCTTCGTGTACAGAGTTAAGCCATTCGTGGAGAGGAGAGTAGCAAAGGGGCGATGGAAGAGGCTGGTTAGCTTGGCGAACGCGCTGGTGGTTGTCTGGTGGGCGGTGGTGTATTGGGGCGAGAGGGCCGCTTTCAACGGCGCAGTAGGGAGCTGCCATTGGGACGCATGGGAGAACTGGGTATGCTCGCACTGCACATGTGCACATGTGCACATCACCAACACTGACCCTACGCCCAGGAACAAGGAGCCAACCCTCACAGGCTTGTCTTTGTCGCCGATCCGCAACTCGTCGATCCGCATACGTATCCTGGCCGGCCATGGCCTCTCAACCCTCTCACCATCAAGTACACCGACCAGTACATGCGCCGCGCCTACTCCCGCATACAAACCGAGCTCTACCCCGACACCGTCTTCTTCCTTGGCGATCTGTTCGATGGCGGCCGTGAGTGGTCTACGCGCACGACCAAGTCGCCCGAGAAGCAATACCAGCAGTATGGGGACAGCTACTGGATGAATGAATACCGCCGTTTTGGCGAAATCTTCTTCGAGCACTGGGGAGACGGAGGGCTGCAGCCGCGCCCTGGGCAGCCAGGGAGGAAGTTCATAAGCAGTTTGCCTGGAAACCACGATCTGGGCTTTGCAAAAGGTGTACAGATTGGAGTGCGAGACAGGTTTCACGCATACTTTGGCGACGGCAACAGGATTGATGTGCTCGGAAACCACACCTTTGTCTCAATAGACAGCGTTTCCCTCGCTGCGTTGGGAGTGCCATCGTCTCAAGAACTGGAAGAGCTCTGGCGCCCCACAGTAGACTTCCTCGACGGAGCCAAGGAGCAGAAGAGAAGGACCGTACAGCGCGAACTCCGGGTTCAACAGGGCCTCAAGCCATACCCCCGCTTTGCACACCGTGAGATTGAATCACAGGACCTCGCAAAAGCCACACTCCCACACGTCAACGAAGACGTGACCGAATTTCCCACCATCCTCCTCACCCACGTCCCTCTCTACCGCTCTCCAGGCACACCCTGCGGTCCCCTCCGTGAGCACTGGCCTCCCACACCACCGCCCAAAGGCCAGACGGAACCACTCGAGCACGACGAGCGCAACGCCATATCCGTCAGTGGCGGCTACCAGTATCAGAACGTCATGAACCGCGAGATCACAACCGACATTGCCAACAAGATCGGTGACATACGCTACGCCTTCTCCGGCGACGACCACGACTACTGCGAGCTCGTACATCGGGGATACGCAtctggcggcggcggcatcAAGGAGATCACAGTGAAGAGCATCAGCTGGGCCATGGGCGTGCGACACCCAGGGTTCGTGCTGGTCAGCATGTGGAACCCCGTCGACGCGCACGGCAAGCCTCTCAAAGGCGACATGAGCAAGACGGTGCAGACGCATCTATGTCTCCTGCCCGACCAACTCGGCATCTTCTCCCGCTACGCCGCGCTCTTCGCCCTCACTCTCCTCCTGCTGAGCGCCCGCGCCGCCCTCGTGGCATTCAACCTCCTCCCCCCCACCCCACTGACCCCCAACGACCCCATCCTCCCCACCACAAACCCAGCCGAGAATCCCCCACAGCTCCAGTATCGCTTCGATCCCGCAACCTCCTCCCactcctccacctcctccacTTCCTCCACCTCCAACCCCAACACGGCGCCAACTACACTGCAAGTCCGCACCGCTCAGCCCCGGCCCCGTGTCGCCTCGTCCGCTCATCGCTACGGCCTGCCCATGCCGCTCCCGCACCAGCAGAACACAAACTACGGCTACCCGCTCGTCCACCACCCGGGCTTCCTCGGCCACGACGACAACGATGAGGATGAAGATGAggatggagatggagatggagatgaTGGTAAGAAAGAGAGGAAAATGAGAGGGAAGATGTGGGGTGGTGTCAGTACCAGCAAGAGTAGTAGGTCGAAggggaagaagaggaaggggTTCGCGCTGTTTAGACACGAGTTGGGAGGTGGTTTGGGGAGGGTGTTGGTTTGTGGGCTGGCGTGGTATTTTTGGTTGATTTGGAGGGGGTGACTGAGGGGCGTGGTTATGTTGTGTGTGTATGTAtctgtgtgtgtgtgtgtgtgtgtgtgtgtgtgtgtgtgtgtgtgtgtgtgtgtgtgtgtgtgtgtgtgtgtgtgtgtgtgtgtgtgtttgtGTGTAAATTAGGGCGAGGAGACTTTGTACGTGAGTGAATGCAATAAAGTTCATCTCATTTCGTGCACCACATCATTCCTTCAGACTTTCTTCTTCCTCATCTCTTCCTTCACAAGTGATATCTGATATCTGATGGCATCCACCAAATCCCTTCCTTTCAACACCATGCGTACTATACACAGTCCTCCCTTCTTCCCTCCCCTCACCGAACCAGGAGGATTTAGTCAGGTTCATCTACAAGGCCAGCTTCTCAATCCACCGCGTCGCCTCCTCGACGCCCTGGTCGACCTTGTCCGCGTTGGTGCCCTGGCCGACTGCCGTCGGAGCGCCAGGCTTGCCGCCGGCTTTGCCGCCAATGATGGGCGTGACGGCGGCTGCCCACTTTGGTCCGTCGGCGCCTTTGGCTTTGAAGGGCTGTGTGTGTATGGTTAGCTAGTTGTTTCTTTATTGTAGTTGGATCGACGAGGTGAAGAGGACATTAAAATGGAAACGAGGATAGGAGGAACATACCTCGGACACGTAGCAGCCGTGCACGACCTTGCCCTCATCGGGGCTCGCGGCGAAGAGGTACAGGCTGCGGTCTTTGAGGGCGCTCTTGGGCCCGCTGATGGTCTTGACGACGTCGCTGATGGTTTTGCTGACGGTGCTTGTGTAGTCGACTTTCTGCACGAGGAACGTCTTGCTCGCGTCGTCAAAGTACGCAGTCACCTGGTCGAGCACCTTCTTCTGCTCGGCCTTGGCGGCGGCTTTTTGCTCGTCGAGAATCGACTTGCTGATCTTGTTCATGCGCTCGCGGAAGCGGCTCTTGGTCAGCGCCGAGATGGTGAGGTTGTTGAGGTCGACCTGGGTGCGCTTGGCGTCGTTTTCCTTTTGCGCGCCGAACTTCAGCTTCTCGAGCGCGTCGAGGCGCTCCGAGAATTCGTTGGCGATGCGCTGCACGTCGTAGGCTTCCTGGCCCGTCACGGCGATGACGCGGCGAATGCCCTTTGCGATGCCGGACTCCTCGAGGATGACGAGCTCCTTGATCTCGCCCGTCTTGAGGACGTGTGTGCCACCGCAGAACTCGATCGACAGCTTTGCCCACTCTTCTTTCTGCGGGTCTGCGATCAAGTCTTCGACGGGCACGCCAACGGAGACGACGCGCACAGGGTCGGGGTAGGTCTCGCCAAAGACGGCGCGCAGACCGTTGATACCGCGGGCGGTTGCAAGGGGCACTTCTTTAGCGTAGACTTGCGAGTCCTGGCGGATGTAGTCGGA includes the following:
- a CDS encoding 3-hydroxyanthranilate 3,4-dioxygenase, with amino-acid sequence MLKPPINNYCVYNDSITVMIVGGPNERTDYHVNETAEWFYQHKGSMLLKVVDNNEFRDIHIHEGDMFLLPPNTPHNPVRFKDTVGIVLEQHRPEGSMDRLRWYCQSCGEKVHEAAFHCTDLGTQIKDAVNAFKADTKARTCGNCGTICDTAPPKLDGKTKNKLEEEAKDDVAEEEGESAKEAEATAKTSTGEHVPWTPS
- a CDS encoding copper transpport protein, variant 2, whose amino-acid sequence is MDDVLTPDPLRNSPVLFSSPHSYVRLHHHDSMDHLHMDHGHMDHDMPGMDHGHKCNMNMLFTWDTTDLCVVFRSWHISGTFSLIVALVGIVLLTAGYEAVREASRRYEAHANKALEGRRGGDDLRDGITTDESSSLLHSGRNAGGSAEQQAKLVKAALYAVQVFYSFFIMLLFMTYNGWIMLAVAAGAFVGYLLFANSSPTKSAACH
- a CDS encoding Osmotic growth protein, coding for MSAKVIVVGAGLSGLSAAHTIYLAGGNVVLLDKNNFMGGNSTKATSGINGALTRTQVDHQIGDSVKQFYEDTLKSARDKARPDLIKVLTYKSAAAVEWLMDVFNLDLTLVSRLGGHSFPRTHRGHDAKFPGMAITYALMQRFEELAEAEPERVQLVKKAKVTKVNTEGNRTTGVTYTFGGEETTIEGPVILATGGYAADFTEDSLLKKWRPDTFDLSTTNGAHATGDGHKMLMKIGAQGIDMDKVQVHPTGLIDPKDPHAKTKFLAAEALRGEGGILLNSKGQRFCDDLGHRDYVSGKMWEEKEKGQWPIRLVLNSKASTVLDFHTRHYSGRGLMKKISGKELAKEIGISDEQLQEEFTSYNAIAKGEKKDTWGKKYFHNLPFDINDTFHVALMEPVLHFTMGGIEINDQAQCLNDQGKPFDGLFVCGELAGGVHGANRLGGSSLLGCVVYGRVAGDSASKYLFQQALNNAGGSAVSRLGQISLHIDPNTPGKISVEWGSGGGSGGAQAQASGGDKVAQQSQLSAAPVMKSGADSKDPGKVTKPNAPAKFSIPDKEFTLEEIAKHNKKDDLWIAVKGIVMDVTNWTDEHPGGPQALFSHMGKDASEEFEMLHDDEVIPKYAPEIVIGKVKGQEVTLEY
- a CDS encoding Origin recognition complex subunit 3, which translates into the protein MEHQRCYVYRPPEIEERATKRQRTKNAQFQPQLQERLQIYRELWDQQELRIQNTLEEADSATQQDIVDFVSASGSLPDEPKSAIPTGLVVAGPSIASHGPYFERLGRKIRSDTDSAYILLTSGECPNLKTLLKNLIKKATSRVVDDDEDELDQPSKPSRHGPKLLNYDLGHIQEWRRKNQVSSIVVTIQDSEAFDAGLLVDLVDLLHSWLDRLPFVLLVGIATSADSFEDRLSGQSLRFLEGQRFDVTQSDDIIEKLFSATVGSLDNRLFIGPQLCRRMLDRQRDHVQNVQDFCDGLRYAYMSHFYASYASIFLANSLKFQQLQTDAMEAVRNLPSFRRHVETRLEQGSFGPQTVRRLLESDHELFEDVKHYTTLAQQELSDLNHAAQILFSIREALQMTPKIRASSIWIRAASSDLLESPLLRETLLVLKKTPSDKFASVLSALEQLSGLKKIPIKKTHNGNVEVMEVNSIREEFDNLLGQQETSTPLRTQHDVRSDSLRTTVVAQKVLLSKHKAALSKQDQAYSDLVTRLHDELGSFFETALIDPQTLLFSEIFTYDLKSPHLEVFQPKPRFAIERAMACPHDYLGCDCCGAADGKESLLSAAQPATAIVYQLYLESGALINVSDLWSAFKAIAGEDDDDDDDDSKTMAPFQRALAELKYLGLLRPTKKKTDHVAKVMWKGL
- a CDS encoding copper transpport protein, translated to MDDVLTPDPLRNSPVLFSSPHSYVRLHHHDSMDHLHMDHGHMDHDMPGMDHGHKCNMNMLFTWDTTDLCVVFRSWHISGTFSLIVALVGIVLLTAGYEAVREASRRYEAHANKALEGRRGGDDLRGEFMLFLSNVKRSCGAWGIAGMSFLASSTTRWNDS